A stretch of the Polyangiaceae bacterium genome encodes the following:
- a CDS encoding endonuclease/exonuclease/phosphatase family protein has protein sequence MATLNIWNKSGPWPARAALIRKQLAALAPDVLGLQEVLRLDEPAPDAESCQAVELCEGLGFELAFAPAMHYGAGLSFGNALASRHPIIEEAHFALPGADPGEARVLLYALVGTPHGLLPVFVTHLNWKLHHGSVRLLQVRFIVDKIFELCPVDESRLPPVLMGDFNAGPESDEIRYLSGHATVEGKSVYFADAWLHGGDGPGYTFDRKNRFAALAHEPPRRIDYVFVRGPDRGFRGEPLETRLAFAESEPHPEGELWPSDHFGVVTEIAATRREQ, from the coding sequence ATCGCCACCCTCAACATCTGGAACAAGTCCGGACCCTGGCCCGCGCGCGCGGCGCTGATCCGGAAGCAGCTCGCGGCGCTCGCGCCGGACGTGCTCGGGCTCCAGGAGGTGCTGCGTCTGGACGAACCGGCGCCGGACGCGGAGAGCTGTCAGGCCGTCGAGCTCTGTGAGGGGCTCGGCTTCGAGCTCGCGTTCGCTCCCGCGATGCACTACGGCGCCGGGCTCTCGTTCGGCAACGCGCTCGCCAGCCGTCATCCCATCATCGAAGAAGCGCACTTCGCCTTGCCCGGGGCGGATCCGGGCGAGGCGCGCGTGCTCCTTTACGCGCTGGTCGGAACGCCGCACGGGCTCTTGCCGGTCTTCGTCACCCACCTGAACTGGAAGCTCCACCACGGCAGCGTTCGTTTGCTCCAGGTACGCTTCATCGTCGACAAGATCTTCGAGCTCTGCCCGGTGGACGAGAGCCGGCTGCCGCCGGTGCTGATGGGCGACTTCAACGCCGGGCCCGAGTCGGACGAGATCCGCTACCTCTCCGGGCACGCGACGGTGGAGGGCAAGAGCGTGTATTTCGCCGACGCCTGGCTCCACGGCGGTGACGGTCCGGGCTACACCTTCGACCGCAAGAACCGCTTCGCCGCTCTGGCCCACGAGCCGCCGCGGCGCATCGACTACGTCTTCGTGCGCGGTCCGGATCGGGGCTTCCGCGGCGAGCCTCTCGAGACCCGGCTCGCCTTCGCCGAGAGCGAGCCACACCCCGAGGGCGAGCTCTGGCCGAGCGACCACTTCGGCGTCGTGACGGAGATCGCGGCGACCCGGCGGGAGCAATGA
- a CDS encoding NAD(P)-dependent oxidoreductase, protein MSSLPRVAFLGLGTMGGPMALRLVRAGFPLVVWNRSPERSAVLGAPRAATPAEAAAAADVICSMLTGGEALESVLFGPSGAAEGEIAGKLYVDFSTSGPVAARAAAARLTERGARFVDAPVSGTRGPAERGELVVLAGGDAADVAALAPVFAAVGRRTLHAGPVGAGQALKVVLNGLGCQHLMAFASMLRLGERAGLSREVLVAAFTEGAFATPAYQGKRERVLARRYDDPDFVLELVLRDAELCAELQQELGAVMPTHAAARAEVGRAVEAGLGSKDLFAVEELYGRDEE, encoded by the coding sequence GTGTCGAGCCTGCCTCGCGTCGCGTTTCTGGGCCTGGGAACCATGGGGGGCCCGATGGCCCTGCGGCTCGTGCGAGCGGGCTTCCCACTGGTGGTCTGGAACCGCAGCCCCGAGCGGAGCGCCGTGCTCGGCGCGCCGCGGGCGGCGACGCCGGCAGAAGCCGCGGCCGCTGCCGACGTCATCTGCAGCATGCTCACCGGAGGCGAGGCCCTGGAGAGCGTGCTGTTTGGCCCGAGCGGAGCGGCGGAAGGCGAGATCGCGGGCAAGCTCTACGTCGATTTCTCGACCAGCGGCCCCGTCGCGGCCCGCGCCGCAGCCGCTCGCTTGACCGAGCGCGGAGCGCGCTTCGTGGACGCGCCGGTGAGCGGCACTCGAGGTCCGGCAGAGCGCGGCGAGCTGGTGGTGCTCGCGGGAGGCGACGCGGCCGACGTCGCGGCGCTCGCGCCTGTGTTCGCGGCGGTCGGAAGGCGCACGCTCCACGCGGGCCCCGTCGGCGCGGGCCAGGCGCTGAAGGTGGTGCTGAACGGCCTCGGGTGTCAGCACCTGATGGCGTTCGCGTCCATGCTGCGTCTCGGCGAGCGCGCGGGGCTCTCGCGGGAGGTGCTGGTCGCGGCCTTCACCGAGGGGGCGTTCGCAACGCCCGCGTACCAGGGCAAGCGCGAGCGGGTGCTCGCACGCCGCTACGACGATCCGGACTTCGTGCTCGAGCTGGTGCTGCGCGACGCGGAGCTGTGCGCGGAGCTCCAGCAGGAGCTCGGCGCGGTGATGCCGACGCACGCCGCGGCCCGCGCCGAGGTCGGGCGCGCGGTGGAGGCCGGGCTCGGATCGAAGGACCTGTTCGCAGTCGAAGAGCTGTACGGGAGGGACGAGGAATGA
- a CDS encoding DUF3570 domain-containing protein — MLRRQLSIRLLATLALASATGTAEPGVRWETGGEVAGYLDTDHVWALTPSAHASAREPSAGWNASGSYLVDIVSAASVDIVSAASPRWFEVRHAGALSGGYKPGAAAVSASLATSIEPDFTSFAAGATGSHDFARKNLVLSLGYVYEHAVAGRTGTPFSVYALRADRHQLAARAEIVVGPATLLSPALDVHFESGRQEKPYRWLPLFDAAVASSVPVGASIDEVNQLRLPGRVAEHLPDTRQRYAASARLAHRFARSTLTLWDRAYLDSWGLLATTTDVKWVFELSRRWSVWPHLRFHDQSAATFWRRAYVGRIGAGSVVVPEHRSGDRELSPFWTATAGPGLRFDLGSPTPRSLSATLEFDGAYTQFRDALYIDHRWSGLAVAGFSARFE; from the coding sequence GTGCTCCGTCGCCAGCTCTCAATTCGTCTCCTCGCCACGCTTGCGCTGGCGAGCGCAACCGGCACCGCGGAGCCGGGCGTGCGCTGGGAGACCGGCGGCGAGGTCGCCGGCTACCTCGACACCGACCACGTCTGGGCGCTGACGCCGTCCGCTCACGCCAGTGCGCGCGAGCCAAGCGCCGGCTGGAACGCCAGCGGCAGTTACCTGGTGGACATCGTCTCGGCGGCGTCGGTGGACATCGTCTCGGCGGCGAGCCCGCGCTGGTTCGAGGTCCGGCACGCCGGCGCGCTCAGCGGAGGCTACAAGCCCGGCGCGGCTGCCGTGTCGGCGAGCCTGGCGACGTCCATCGAGCCGGACTTCACCTCCTTCGCGGCGGGCGCCACCGGCAGCCACGATTTCGCGCGCAAGAACCTGGTGCTGTCCCTCGGCTACGTGTACGAGCACGCCGTAGCGGGGCGCACCGGCACGCCGTTCTCCGTCTACGCGCTGCGCGCCGATCGCCACCAGCTCGCGGCCCGCGCCGAGATCGTAGTCGGACCTGCCACGCTCCTCTCGCCGGCGCTCGACGTTCACTTCGAGTCGGGGCGCCAGGAGAAGCCCTACCGCTGGCTGCCGCTGTTCGACGCCGCCGTCGCGTCGAGCGTCCCGGTGGGCGCCTCGATCGACGAGGTGAACCAGCTGCGCCTGCCCGGGCGCGTCGCCGAGCATTTGCCCGACACGCGGCAGCGCTACGCCGCGAGCGCGCGCCTCGCGCACCGCTTCGCGCGCTCGACCTTGACGCTCTGGGACCGGGCCTACCTGGACAGCTGGGGGCTCCTGGCCACCACCACCGACGTCAAGTGGGTGTTCGAGCTCTCGCGCCGCTGGTCGGTCTGGCCGCACCTCCGCTTCCACGATCAGTCGGCCGCCACGTTCTGGCGCCGCGCGTACGTCGGCCGCATCGGCGCCGGCAGCGTGGTGGTGCCCGAGCACCGCAGCGGAGACCGAGAGCTGTCCCCGTTCTGGACGGCGACCGCCGGTCCGGGGCTGCGCTTCGATCTCGGGTCGCCGACCCCCCGGAGCCTGAGCGCCACGCTGGAATTCGACGGCGCCTACACGCAGTTCCGCGACGCGCTCTACATCGACCATCGCTGGAGTGGCCTCGCCGTGGCAGGCTTCAGCGCGAGGTTCGAGTGA